From the Daphnia magna isolate NIES linkage group LG3, ASM2063170v1.1, whole genome shotgun sequence genome, one window contains:
- the LOC116918993 gene encoding paramyosin isoform X1 — MTENFEQLTKRLQETVCTSRQDSSLLVRENEGDELQAVPAVTKICNILSFHLAIPIDRKKKSHSEECVFSPIEDCIGRNTINLGNLSLPCPLPSSSEADNLSSSIRASAMSTSGDQPESGAEDESQDEGQETSLRQDAYVKQYLAEHENQVVLWEQMTSFRREYMDMRAQVESILTRLHMDFSNMTRDASCNFVLLLSQMGCPSCSTGVGLEACSERQKNLENELERARSESSSLSNRVESALEIKNQVEDKLSDRENVIQSLTETIDQLQSHCHQLEENSSEGPQWEELIVKLEGALRSIGRVVVDDSDLYSPDYEAQLDGEEAISTNWTNLPLLAESTLTAVRAALSRRRSEVQQLQSAVNEFQQKMVQTDQGRGDIENREKAYQKELKDLRAQLSELTHEKQLQSESALKVERLKKDIELELEEKDKVLRKLRDELHREKTSRQLMEETLEDLKAEEAHQKSTHTELLTEIQQLSCDNQMCRTNITTFEERFNRLRKEMDQMREERTRLTLALDFSKDERNQLVKQLKELEEKAGSLKDQSRSIQMEKMSVEDSLCRLQVLKSLDEAQIQKLNGDIEQIRKESSDFLREREELNEEVSALKHELVKAEELRTRLESFNSSLEHSLNVANIDNVETKEQIDSLIQINEQLTEKQTSMEQRYAEIETGNNHLMEEIGKLTREFTLSKEREQSWKEEVDRLRLKISSLEEETRSVHQQLLGAQNVNHLTQVSLIATQTNYEELQIELERVTKEMQAIGAEKESLLLELQQLNESTNLAVTQLQEENKNLSRDINDLDKQLHDVANEKTVLMHGVEKERQEKKATLQNKLAEVQQEHKRHIELIQSQHSKTVHDMQKDMALQLAKLQEQLNKRESEKQQQLTQAQGERKSLQEKLSACVAELETERKELARVRREEAELQAQHNQSMENFRAEIARLHGELRLAGESRTKEMQTAEQILAVTNDNLKRSEEDFGTAKTELTATNRQLKEAQRQLETLQIQLSKMESQRDDARKEGIHRGSILDELQNERSELRNSIVGFQTSIKRLESEREDIVKCLEEARKRIAVLEENRGVLEREIHHLRTLVKDADQQVARFTEDLNVNQQKLERSQDAQNRWKERSEALVEQLQAEQNRTILAEQAVTKYMNKAQAIKMHFQQMEQQYTQKLQQSGTQHSLHQQRLDEMDVTVQKTIGRSKRLEEERHNFHSRLIEADKEVGILKTRLREADSQAQNLTDQMHRLELEKRELNSRFGVLYSTLKRFIRTLEDTHQGNISNKSQDAIGTGVRFLQPLSTTMESDISIMRETSSADPDAIQVVLQDLMRHILQLQARRAVETTPSRDEPTRLEVSSRERQRQLLSRHLRDTEGNAAGLREQLHASLNTVASHTSLGPQTLHRESTRLDGLVSGVRRFDSSPIRPDGQAH, encoded by the exons CCGAAAGCGGAGCAGAAGATGAGAGCCAGGATGAGGGCCAGGAGACATCACTACGTCAAGAt GCCTATGTCAAGCAGTATCTAGCCGAGCATGAGAATCAGGTCGTTTTATGGGAGCAAATGACTTCTTTTCGACGGGAATACATGGATATGCGGGCCCAAGTCGAAAGCATCTTAACTCGATTGCATATGGATTTCTCCAACATGACACGCGACGCTTCgtgtaattttgttttactgctctCGCAAATGGGATGCCCTTCGTGTTCCACTGGG GTTGGACTTGAGGCGTGTTCCGAACgacaaaaaaatcttgaaaatgAACTTGAGAGAGCACGCAGTGAAAGCTCTTCCCTGTCAAACAGAGTAGAATCAGCATTGGAAATTAAAAACCAAGTTGAAGACAAACTGAGTGACCGAGAGAATGTAATACAATCGTTGACGGAGACAATCGATCAGCTG CAAAGCCATTGCCATCAACTAGAAGAAAATTCAAGCGAGGGGCCCCAGTGGGAGGAGCTGATTGTCAAGCTAGAGGGTGCTCTTCGATCGATTGGTCGTGTGGTCGTTGACGATTCCGATCTGTATAGTCCCGACTACGAAGCACAACTAGATGGTGAAGAAGCTATCTCGAC TAATTGGACAAACCTGCCTCTTTTGGCAGAGAGTACTTTAACTGCCGTGCGTGCTGCGCTATCGCGACGTCGAAGTGAAGTCCAGCAGCTACAA AGTGCGGTTAACGAGTTTCAGCAAAAGATGGTGCAGACGGACCAAGGTAGAGGCGACATCGAAAATCGTGAAAAAGCTTATCAGAAAGAGTTAAAAGACTTGCGAGCCCAACTATCAGAGCTGACCCACGAAAAACAATTACAAAGCGAGAGCGCCCTAAAAGTCGAACGTCTAAAGAAAGATATTGAATTGGAACTAGAAGAAAAGGATAAAGTCTTACGCAAGTTAAGAGATGAA CTTCACCGAGAAAAAACAAGTCGCCAACTTATGGAAGAGACGCTTGAAGATTTGAAGGCAGAAGAAGCTCATCAGAAAAGCACCCATACGGAGCTGCTGACCGAAATTCAGCAGCTATCGTGCGACAACCAAATGTG TCGTACCAATATTACAACGTTTGAAGAACGCTTCAACCGCCTCCGGAAGGAGATGGATCAAATGCGTGAAGAACGGACACGGTTGACTTTAGCTCTTGACTTTTCAAAAGATGAAAGAAACCAACTTGTCAAACAATTGAAAGAATTGGAAGAGAAAGCGG GAAGCTTGAAAGATCAATCAAGAAGTATTCAGATGGAAAAAATGTCAGTGGAAGACTCACTTTGCCGTTTGCAGGTTCTCAAATCTCTCGACGAAGCCCAGATACAAAAGTTGAATGGGGATATTGAACAA ATTAGGAAAGAGAGCTCCGATTTTTTAAGAGAACGGGAAGAATTAAATGAAGAAGTGTCAGCCTTGAAGCATGAATTGGTCAAAGCCGAAGAGTTACGGACGCGGCTCGAATCATTCAACAGCTCTTTGGAACATTCACTGAACGTTGCAAACATCGATAACGTGGAAACGAAAGAGCAAATAGATTCTCTGATACAG ataaatgaGCAGCTGACAGAAAAACAAACGTCTATGGAACAACGCTATGCCGAAATTGAAACTGGAAATAATCATTTAATGGAAGAAATTGGAAAGCTGACTCGAGAATTTACTTTATCGAAGGAACGGGAACAATCGTGGAAAGAGGAAGTCGATCGACTTCGTTTAAAAATTAGCAGCCTGGAAGAAGAAACCCGTTCTGTCCATCAGCAGCTACTAGGAGCTCAGAATGTCAACCACTTGACTCAAGTATCGCTGATAGCGACCCAAACTAATTACGAAGAGCTTCAAATCGAACTCGAGCGCGTCACGAAAGAAATGCAG GCCATCGGGGCTGAGAAAGAAAGTTTATTATTGGAGTTGCAACAATTAAACGAATCGACCAACCTTGCCGTGACCCAACTCCAGGAAGAGAATAAAAATCTTTCTCGAGACATTAATGACTTGGACAAACAACTGCATGATGTTGCAAACGAAAAGACTGTTTTAATGCATGGTGTGGAGAAAGAAAGG CAAGAGAAAAAAGCTACTCTACAAAACAAGCTTGCGGAAGTGCAGCAAGAACACAAGCGTCACATCGAATTAATACAATCCCAGCATAGCAAGACAGTTCATGATATGCAGAAGGACATGGCTCTGCAGCTAGCAAAACTTCAAGAGCAACTGAACAAGCGTGAGAGTGAAAAGCAGCAACAACTAACCCAAG CTCAGGGTGAAAGAAAAAGCCTCCAGGAAAAGCTTAGCGCTTGCGTAGCGGAGTTAGAGACAGAACGAAAAGAACTGGCACGTGTACGCCGTGAAGAGGCCGAACTTCAGGCCCAGCATAACCAGTCTATGGAGAACTTCCGTGCGGAAATTGCACGCCTGCATGGAGAGCTCCGCTTGGCAGG GGAAAGCCGTACAAAAGAGATGCAGACGGCAGAGCAAATTCTGGCTGTGACAAACGATAATTTGAAGCGATCGGAGGAAGATTTTGGCACTGCAAAGACAGAACTTACCGCCACAAATCGACAGCTGAAGGAAGCGCAGAGGCAACTGGAAACACTTCAGATTCAACTTAGTAAAA TGGAATCGCAAAGAGACGATGCGCGCAAAGAAGGCATTCACAGAGGAAGTATATTGGATGAGTTGCAGAACGAGCGTTCCGAATTGCGCAACTCGATAGTGGGTTTTCAAACATCGATCAAGCGGCTTGAGTCTGAACGGGAAGATATTGTCAAGTGCTTAGAGGAAGCACGCAAAAGGATTGCAG TACTTGAAGAAAACCGTGGTGTTCTTGAACGCGAAATCCATCACTTGCGTACGTTAGTCAAAGATGCGGACCAGCAAGTAGCCCGGTTTACTGAAGACTTGAATGTTAACCAGCAAAAACTAGAACGCTCACAGGATGCGCAAAATCGCTGGAAAGAGCGAAGTGAAGCTCTGGTTGAACAACTGCAGGCAGAACAGAATCGAACTATTCTAGCTGAGCAGGCTGTTACCAAGTATATGAATAAAGCCCAGGCTATAAAGATGCACTTTCAACAG ATGGAGCAACAGTATACTCAGAAACTTCAACAATCAGGTACGCAGCATTCGTTACACCAGCAAAGATTAGACGAGATGGATGTTACGGTTCAGAAGACAATTGGCCGGTCAAAGCGCCTTGAAGAAGAACGACATAACTTTCATAGCCGCCTTATTGAAGCCGACAAGGAAGTTGGCATTCTTAAG ACTCGCCTACGCGAAGCAGATTCACAAGCTCAAAATTTGACTGATCAAATGCATCGATTGGAACTTGAAAAAAGAGAGCTAAATAGCCGTTTTGGAGTTCTATATTCAACGTTGAAGCGTTTCATCCGAACTCTTGAAGACACCCACCAAGGCAATATCAGCAATAAATCTCAGGATGCAATCGGAACCGGTGTAAGATTTCTGCAGCCACTGTCTACGACAATGG AATCAGACATTTCAATAATGAGGGAGACAAGCAGCGCCGATCCGGACGCCATTCAGGTCGTACTTCAAGATTTGATGCGTCACATATTGCAGTTGCAGGCTCGGCGAGCGGTCGAAACGACTCCCAGTCGTGACGAGCCTACCAGGTTAGAGGTATCATCTCGTGAGCGTCAACGTCAACTGCTGTCACGCCATCTTCGCGACACAGAAGGCAACGCAGCCGGTTTACGTGAACAGTTACATGCGTCACTGAATACTGTGGCATCACACACGTCTTTGGGTCCACAAACGCTTCATCGCGAATCCACCCGATTAGACGGGCTGGTTTCAGGTGTTCGTCGTTTTGACAGCTCACCCATCAGGCCCGATGGACAAGCCCATTGA
- the LOC116918993 gene encoding paramyosin isoform X2, which produces MSTSGDQPESGAEDESQDEGQETSLRQDAYVKQYLAEHENQVVLWEQMTSFRREYMDMRAQVESILTRLHMDFSNMTRDASCNFVLLLSQMGCPSCSTGVGLEACSERQKNLENELERARSESSSLSNRVESALEIKNQVEDKLSDRENVIQSLTETIDQLQSHCHQLEENSSEGPQWEELIVKLEGALRSIGRVVVDDSDLYSPDYEAQLDGEEAISTNWTNLPLLAESTLTAVRAALSRRRSEVQQLQSAVNEFQQKMVQTDQGRGDIENREKAYQKELKDLRAQLSELTHEKQLQSESALKVERLKKDIELELEEKDKVLRKLRDELHREKTSRQLMEETLEDLKAEEAHQKSTHTELLTEIQQLSCDNQMCRTNITTFEERFNRLRKEMDQMREERTRLTLALDFSKDERNQLVKQLKELEEKAGSLKDQSRSIQMEKMSVEDSLCRLQVLKSLDEAQIQKLNGDIEQIRKESSDFLREREELNEEVSALKHELVKAEELRTRLESFNSSLEHSLNVANIDNVETKEQIDSLIQINEQLTEKQTSMEQRYAEIETGNNHLMEEIGKLTREFTLSKEREQSWKEEVDRLRLKISSLEEETRSVHQQLLGAQNVNHLTQVSLIATQTNYEELQIELERVTKEMQAIGAEKESLLLELQQLNESTNLAVTQLQEENKNLSRDINDLDKQLHDVANEKTVLMHGVEKERQEKKATLQNKLAEVQQEHKRHIELIQSQHSKTVHDMQKDMALQLAKLQEQLNKRESEKQQQLTQAQGERKSLQEKLSACVAELETERKELARVRREEAELQAQHNQSMENFRAEIARLHGELRLAGESRTKEMQTAEQILAVTNDNLKRSEEDFGTAKTELTATNRQLKEAQRQLETLQIQLSKMESQRDDARKEGIHRGSILDELQNERSELRNSIVGFQTSIKRLESEREDIVKCLEEARKRIAVLEENRGVLEREIHHLRTLVKDADQQVARFTEDLNVNQQKLERSQDAQNRWKERSEALVEQLQAEQNRTILAEQAVTKYMNKAQAIKMHFQQMEQQYTQKLQQSGTQHSLHQQRLDEMDVTVQKTIGRSKRLEEERHNFHSRLIEADKEVGILKTRLREADSQAQNLTDQMHRLELEKRELNSRFGVLYSTLKRFIRTLEDTHQGNISNKSQDAIGTGVRFLQPLSTTMESDISIMRETSSADPDAIQVVLQDLMRHILQLQARRAVETTPSRDEPTRLEVSSRERQRQLLSRHLRDTEGNAAGLREQLHASLNTVASHTSLGPQTLHRESTRLDGLVSGVRRFDSSPIRPDGQAH; this is translated from the exons CCGAAAGCGGAGCAGAAGATGAGAGCCAGGATGAGGGCCAGGAGACATCACTACGTCAAGAt GCCTATGTCAAGCAGTATCTAGCCGAGCATGAGAATCAGGTCGTTTTATGGGAGCAAATGACTTCTTTTCGACGGGAATACATGGATATGCGGGCCCAAGTCGAAAGCATCTTAACTCGATTGCATATGGATTTCTCCAACATGACACGCGACGCTTCgtgtaattttgttttactgctctCGCAAATGGGATGCCCTTCGTGTTCCACTGGG GTTGGACTTGAGGCGTGTTCCGAACgacaaaaaaatcttgaaaatgAACTTGAGAGAGCACGCAGTGAAAGCTCTTCCCTGTCAAACAGAGTAGAATCAGCATTGGAAATTAAAAACCAAGTTGAAGACAAACTGAGTGACCGAGAGAATGTAATACAATCGTTGACGGAGACAATCGATCAGCTG CAAAGCCATTGCCATCAACTAGAAGAAAATTCAAGCGAGGGGCCCCAGTGGGAGGAGCTGATTGTCAAGCTAGAGGGTGCTCTTCGATCGATTGGTCGTGTGGTCGTTGACGATTCCGATCTGTATAGTCCCGACTACGAAGCACAACTAGATGGTGAAGAAGCTATCTCGAC TAATTGGACAAACCTGCCTCTTTTGGCAGAGAGTACTTTAACTGCCGTGCGTGCTGCGCTATCGCGACGTCGAAGTGAAGTCCAGCAGCTACAA AGTGCGGTTAACGAGTTTCAGCAAAAGATGGTGCAGACGGACCAAGGTAGAGGCGACATCGAAAATCGTGAAAAAGCTTATCAGAAAGAGTTAAAAGACTTGCGAGCCCAACTATCAGAGCTGACCCACGAAAAACAATTACAAAGCGAGAGCGCCCTAAAAGTCGAACGTCTAAAGAAAGATATTGAATTGGAACTAGAAGAAAAGGATAAAGTCTTACGCAAGTTAAGAGATGAA CTTCACCGAGAAAAAACAAGTCGCCAACTTATGGAAGAGACGCTTGAAGATTTGAAGGCAGAAGAAGCTCATCAGAAAAGCACCCATACGGAGCTGCTGACCGAAATTCAGCAGCTATCGTGCGACAACCAAATGTG TCGTACCAATATTACAACGTTTGAAGAACGCTTCAACCGCCTCCGGAAGGAGATGGATCAAATGCGTGAAGAACGGACACGGTTGACTTTAGCTCTTGACTTTTCAAAAGATGAAAGAAACCAACTTGTCAAACAATTGAAAGAATTGGAAGAGAAAGCGG GAAGCTTGAAAGATCAATCAAGAAGTATTCAGATGGAAAAAATGTCAGTGGAAGACTCACTTTGCCGTTTGCAGGTTCTCAAATCTCTCGACGAAGCCCAGATACAAAAGTTGAATGGGGATATTGAACAA ATTAGGAAAGAGAGCTCCGATTTTTTAAGAGAACGGGAAGAATTAAATGAAGAAGTGTCAGCCTTGAAGCATGAATTGGTCAAAGCCGAAGAGTTACGGACGCGGCTCGAATCATTCAACAGCTCTTTGGAACATTCACTGAACGTTGCAAACATCGATAACGTGGAAACGAAAGAGCAAATAGATTCTCTGATACAG ataaatgaGCAGCTGACAGAAAAACAAACGTCTATGGAACAACGCTATGCCGAAATTGAAACTGGAAATAATCATTTAATGGAAGAAATTGGAAAGCTGACTCGAGAATTTACTTTATCGAAGGAACGGGAACAATCGTGGAAAGAGGAAGTCGATCGACTTCGTTTAAAAATTAGCAGCCTGGAAGAAGAAACCCGTTCTGTCCATCAGCAGCTACTAGGAGCTCAGAATGTCAACCACTTGACTCAAGTATCGCTGATAGCGACCCAAACTAATTACGAAGAGCTTCAAATCGAACTCGAGCGCGTCACGAAAGAAATGCAG GCCATCGGGGCTGAGAAAGAAAGTTTATTATTGGAGTTGCAACAATTAAACGAATCGACCAACCTTGCCGTGACCCAACTCCAGGAAGAGAATAAAAATCTTTCTCGAGACATTAATGACTTGGACAAACAACTGCATGATGTTGCAAACGAAAAGACTGTTTTAATGCATGGTGTGGAGAAAGAAAGG CAAGAGAAAAAAGCTACTCTACAAAACAAGCTTGCGGAAGTGCAGCAAGAACACAAGCGTCACATCGAATTAATACAATCCCAGCATAGCAAGACAGTTCATGATATGCAGAAGGACATGGCTCTGCAGCTAGCAAAACTTCAAGAGCAACTGAACAAGCGTGAGAGTGAAAAGCAGCAACAACTAACCCAAG CTCAGGGTGAAAGAAAAAGCCTCCAGGAAAAGCTTAGCGCTTGCGTAGCGGAGTTAGAGACAGAACGAAAAGAACTGGCACGTGTACGCCGTGAAGAGGCCGAACTTCAGGCCCAGCATAACCAGTCTATGGAGAACTTCCGTGCGGAAATTGCACGCCTGCATGGAGAGCTCCGCTTGGCAGG GGAAAGCCGTACAAAAGAGATGCAGACGGCAGAGCAAATTCTGGCTGTGACAAACGATAATTTGAAGCGATCGGAGGAAGATTTTGGCACTGCAAAGACAGAACTTACCGCCACAAATCGACAGCTGAAGGAAGCGCAGAGGCAACTGGAAACACTTCAGATTCAACTTAGTAAAA TGGAATCGCAAAGAGACGATGCGCGCAAAGAAGGCATTCACAGAGGAAGTATATTGGATGAGTTGCAGAACGAGCGTTCCGAATTGCGCAACTCGATAGTGGGTTTTCAAACATCGATCAAGCGGCTTGAGTCTGAACGGGAAGATATTGTCAAGTGCTTAGAGGAAGCACGCAAAAGGATTGCAG TACTTGAAGAAAACCGTGGTGTTCTTGAACGCGAAATCCATCACTTGCGTACGTTAGTCAAAGATGCGGACCAGCAAGTAGCCCGGTTTACTGAAGACTTGAATGTTAACCAGCAAAAACTAGAACGCTCACAGGATGCGCAAAATCGCTGGAAAGAGCGAAGTGAAGCTCTGGTTGAACAACTGCAGGCAGAACAGAATCGAACTATTCTAGCTGAGCAGGCTGTTACCAAGTATATGAATAAAGCCCAGGCTATAAAGATGCACTTTCAACAG ATGGAGCAACAGTATACTCAGAAACTTCAACAATCAGGTACGCAGCATTCGTTACACCAGCAAAGATTAGACGAGATGGATGTTACGGTTCAGAAGACAATTGGCCGGTCAAAGCGCCTTGAAGAAGAACGACATAACTTTCATAGCCGCCTTATTGAAGCCGACAAGGAAGTTGGCATTCTTAAG ACTCGCCTACGCGAAGCAGATTCACAAGCTCAAAATTTGACTGATCAAATGCATCGATTGGAACTTGAAAAAAGAGAGCTAAATAGCCGTTTTGGAGTTCTATATTCAACGTTGAAGCGTTTCATCCGAACTCTTGAAGACACCCACCAAGGCAATATCAGCAATAAATCTCAGGATGCAATCGGAACCGGTGTAAGATTTCTGCAGCCACTGTCTACGACAATGG AATCAGACATTTCAATAATGAGGGAGACAAGCAGCGCCGATCCGGACGCCATTCAGGTCGTACTTCAAGATTTGATGCGTCACATATTGCAGTTGCAGGCTCGGCGAGCGGTCGAAACGACTCCCAGTCGTGACGAGCCTACCAGGTTAGAGGTATCATCTCGTGAGCGTCAACGTCAACTGCTGTCACGCCATCTTCGCGACACAGAAGGCAACGCAGCCGGTTTACGTGAACAGTTACATGCGTCACTGAATACTGTGGCATCACACACGTCTTTGGGTCCACAAACGCTTCATCGCGAATCCACCCGATTAGACGGGCTGGTTTCAGGTGTTCGTCGTTTTGACAGCTCACCCATCAGGCCCGATGGACAAGCCCATTGA